A single genomic interval of Ramlibacter sp. harbors:
- the trpC gene encoding indole-3-glycerol phosphate synthase TrpC has protein sequence MSDILNQIIAVKREEIAAGQKKKPLAAMRADAQSRVLTRDFAGALRAKIAAGQAAVIAEVKKASPSKGVLRADFIPADIAQSYAEGDGQTQAACLSVLTDQQFFQGSVDYLKQARASCDLPVLRKDFMVDAWQVYESRVMGADCILLIAACLDDAQMAELEAIAHSLDMAVLVEVHDRAELERALRLKTPLLGINNRNLRSFEVTLDTTLAMLPDVPADRLLVTESGILGRDDVKKMRDAGVHAFLVGEAFMRAPDPGTALAALFGP, from the coding sequence ATGTCCGACATCCTGAACCAGATCATTGCCGTCAAGCGCGAGGAGATCGCCGCCGGCCAGAAGAAGAAGCCGCTGGCCGCGATGCGCGCCGACGCGCAAAGCCGCGTGCTCACGCGCGACTTCGCCGGCGCCCTGCGCGCCAAAATCGCGGCCGGCCAGGCCGCGGTGATCGCCGAGGTCAAGAAGGCCAGCCCGAGCAAGGGCGTGCTGCGGGCCGACTTCATCCCGGCCGACATCGCGCAAAGCTATGCCGAGGGCGACGGCCAGACCCAGGCCGCCTGCCTCTCGGTGCTCACCGACCAGCAGTTCTTCCAGGGCAGCGTGGACTACCTCAAGCAGGCCCGCGCCTCGTGCGACCTGCCGGTGCTGCGCAAGGACTTCATGGTCGATGCCTGGCAGGTCTACGAGTCGCGCGTCATGGGCGCCGACTGCATCCTGCTGATCGCGGCCTGCCTGGACGACGCGCAGATGGCCGAGCTTGAAGCGATTGCGCACAGCCTGGACATGGCGGTGCTGGTGGAGGTGCATGACCGCGCCGAACTGGAACGCGCGCTCAGGCTCAAGACGCCGCTTCTGGGCATCAACAACCGCAACCTGCGCAGCTTCGAGGTCACGCTGGACACCACGCTGGCCATGCTGCCCGACGTGCCGGCCGACCGCCTGCTGGTCACCGAGTCGGGCATCCTGGGCCGCGACGACGTGAAGAAGATGCGCGACGCCGGCGTGCATGCCTTCCTGGTGGGCGAGGCCTTCATGCGCGCGCCCGACCCGGGCACGGCGCTGGCGGCCCTCTTCGGCCCCTGA
- a CDS encoding LysE family translocator, which translates to MELHQLLLFVAAGLLLNLTPGPDVLYIVSHALRQGARAGMVAALGITAGCFVHILAAAAGVSALMAASATAFTVLKWVGAAYLVYVGLRMLLSRPPAAMDSVADSGRPSWTPTMKSIFFRGFWTNALNPKVALFFLAFVPQFIGPGVEHKALAFLLLGLLFNFNGLWVNLGWALAAAWLATRATALSAAMHWLDRIAGLMFMGFGVKLALADNPTT; encoded by the coding sequence ATGGAACTGCACCAGCTGCTCCTGTTCGTGGCCGCCGGCCTGCTGCTCAACCTCACGCCGGGGCCCGACGTGCTGTACATCGTGAGCCATGCGCTGCGCCAGGGCGCGCGCGCCGGCATGGTGGCGGCGCTGGGCATCACGGCCGGCTGCTTCGTGCACATCCTCGCGGCGGCCGCGGGCGTGAGCGCGCTCATGGCCGCGTCGGCCACGGCCTTCACCGTGCTCAAGTGGGTGGGCGCCGCCTACCTGGTCTATGTGGGGCTGCGCATGCTGTTGTCGCGACCGCCGGCCGCTATGGATTCCGTAGCGGATAGTGGCCGCCCCTCCTGGACTCCAACCATGAAAAGTATCTTTTTCAGGGGTTTCTGGACCAATGCGCTCAATCCCAAGGTGGCGCTGTTCTTTCTGGCCTTTGTGCCGCAGTTCATTGGCCCCGGCGTGGAGCACAAGGCGCTGGCCTTCCTGCTGCTGGGCCTGCTGTTCAATTTCAACGGCCTGTGGGTCAACCTGGGCTGGGCACTGGCCGCAGCCTGGCTGGCGACCCGCGCCACGGCCCTGAGCGCCGCGATGCACTGGCTGGACCGCATCGCGGGCCTGATGTTCATGGGCTTTGGCGTGAAACTCGCGCTGGCCGACAATCCGACGACTTGA
- the trpD gene encoding anthranilate phosphoribosyltransferase → MPITPQEALQRTIEHREIFHDEMLRIVRLIMSGECSPVMMAALITGLRVKKETIGEITAAAQVMREFSTKVNVADKAHLVDIVGTGGDGSHTFNISTCSMFVAAAAGAKVSKHGGRSVSSKSGSADVLESLGVNINLKPEQIAQCIADTGIGFMFAPNHHTAMKHVAPVRKELGVRTIFNILGPLTNPAGAPNILMGVFHPDLVGIQIRALQRLGTEHAVVVYGRDGMDEVSLGAATLVGELKDGEITEYEIHPEDFGLPMASNRALKVDTPDQSRLMLMSVLDNQSGAARDIVTLNAGVALYAANVVPTMKDGIAQAAAAIASGAAKARLTQFVAATQALGG, encoded by the coding sequence ATGCCCATCACCCCCCAGGAAGCGCTGCAGCGCACCATCGAACACCGCGAAATCTTCCACGACGAGATGCTGCGCATCGTGCGCCTGATCATGAGCGGCGAGTGCTCGCCCGTGATGATGGCGGCGCTGATCACCGGCCTGCGTGTCAAGAAGGAAACCATCGGCGAGATCACGGCCGCGGCCCAGGTCATGCGCGAGTTCTCCACCAAGGTCAACGTGGCCGACAAGGCCCACCTGGTGGACATCGTGGGCACGGGCGGCGACGGCTCGCACACCTTCAACATCTCCACCTGCTCGATGTTCGTGGCCGCGGCCGCGGGCGCCAAGGTCAGCAAGCACGGCGGGCGCAGCGTCTCCAGCAAGAGCGGCAGCGCCGACGTGCTGGAGAGCCTGGGCGTCAACATCAACCTCAAGCCCGAGCAGATCGCGCAGTGCATCGCCGACACCGGCATCGGCTTCATGTTCGCGCCCAACCACCACACGGCCATGAAGCACGTGGCGCCGGTGCGCAAGGAGCTGGGCGTGCGCACCATCTTCAACATCCTGGGCCCGCTGACCAACCCGGCCGGCGCGCCCAACATCCTCATGGGCGTGTTCCACCCCGACCTGGTGGGCATCCAGATCCGCGCGCTGCAGCGCCTGGGCACTGAGCACGCGGTGGTGGTCTATGGCCGCGACGGCATGGACGAGGTGAGCCTGGGCGCCGCCACGCTGGTGGGCGAGCTGAAAGACGGCGAGATCACCGAGTACGAAATCCACCCCGAGGACTTCGGCCTGCCCATGGCCAGCAACCGCGCGCTCAAGGTCGACACGCCCGACCAGTCGCGCCTCATGCTGATGAGCGTGCTGGACAACCAGAGCGGCGCCGCGCGCGACATCGTCACGCTCAACGCCGGCGTGGCGCTGTACGCCGCCAATGTGGTGCCGACCATGAAGGACGGCATCGCGCAGGCCGCCGCGGCCATCGCCTCGGGCGCGGCCAAGGCCCGGCTGACGCAGTTTGTGGCGGCCACCCAGGCGCTGGGCGGCTGA